The sequence below is a genomic window from Cyanobium sp. ATX 6F1.
AGCCTGATCCGCAGCCATCCCTCCCTCAGGGATCCCCTCGACGCTTTCGCCCCCGGCAGTGCCGACGCCGTGGCCGACCTGCTCGAGCACGGCCACTACTCCCACCCGGCGATCAAGGCGCTGGTGAGCAGCCAGCTGGACTGCGACCGCCTCGATTACCTGCTCAGGGACAGCTACAGCACGGGCACCAGCTACGGCCGGCTGGATCTCGAGCGAATCCTGGCCGCCCTCACCATTTCCCCCGACGGCGCGCTGGCCCTGCACCCCAAAGGGTTGATGGCCGTGGAGCACTACCTGCTGGTGCGCAACCTGATGTACCGCAGCGTCTACAACCACCGCTTGAACGTGGTCTGCAACTGGCTGCTGGATCTGGCCATCAGCCTGGCGCGCCGGCTGGGACCGAAGGCCGTGGAGGCCGATCAGGTGATGGCCCGCTGGCTCTGGAGCCCTGAGGATCTGGACCTGGGCACCTTCCTGGCCAACGACGACGTCCGCACCGGCTACCACCTGATGCGCTGGCGTGAGGAGGGACCTCCGGAGCTGGCGCAGGTGTGCCGCCGCCTGCTGGATCGGGAGCTGCTCAAGGCCACTGACGTCAGCCGGTTGAGCAGCTCAGAGCGGCTGGAAATGCTGGCCCTGGCAGGACATTTGAGCTCCGTGGATGGCCAGGACCCCGAACTCTGCTGCGGGCTGCAGCAACGGCAAACCCGCGGCTACGACCCCTATAAAGGGGGCCTTCGGCTCTGGAACGGCACCGATCTACAGGCGATCGAGCAGCTCTCCCCCCAGGTGGCAAGCCTCACCCTGCCGGTGGAGCTGGCCTGGCTGATCCATCCACCGGAGGTGAGTGGGCCCTTGCGGCGGGCGGTGGCGGAGCTGATCGGAGCCCGAGTGGGCGCTGCCTAATCTTTGGGCCCCCACGGAGCGGGCATGAGCGCCGTCCTGATTCCCTCCGCCGGCCCGGATCTGCCCCACGTGCTCCGGCTCGGCGCAGCCGATGGTTCCAGCAGTGTCCTTGAGCAGGCGAGCTATGCCCTGGGGGTGGCGCCACCAGCGGGTCCCGTGCTGCTGCAGGCGGGGGAGTGGAGGCTGACCACGGCCACCCTTCGGGCCCTCGATCAGATCCTGGCCGAGTCGGCCTTGGAGCTGAGTGCGCTGCAGGCCCGCAACGGCGCCACCTTGGTGGCGGCGGCGGCCCTGGGGCTGCCCACCGAGCATCTCCCCATCGCCGAGGCAGCGCCGCAAGCCGAGCGTTCTGGACCCAGAAACGCCCTCACGGTGCACCGGGGCACCCTGCGCTCCGGCGATCATCTGCAGGTGGCGGGATCGGTGCTGCTCCTGGGGGATGTCAACCCGGGAGCTCGGATCAGCGCCGGCGACAGCGTACTGGTGTGGGGTCGACTGCGGGGGGTGGCCCACGCAGGCTGCGGCGGCGACAACAGCGCCATAATCACGGCCCTGCAGCTGAGACCTCTTCAACTGCGAATCGCCAGGGCGGTCGCCCGGGGGCCCCAGGACAACCCTCCGGCAGGGTTCACCGAAACCGCCAGGCTGGTGGGCTCCAGCATCGAAATCGAGGCCGCTGATCCCCTCTGGCCCCTCAGCGATTGATCAGCCCAAGCCCCCCCAGCGCCCCCGCAAAGGCCATGAACCAAAGCGGTGAGATCCGGGTGCGCAGCATCAGCACACAGACCAGCAGCGAGACAATCACCCCAGGAGTGTTGGTGTCGGCGGTCTGCAGGATCTTCAGCCCGACGGCGAACAGGATCCCCAGGGTGATCGGCCCAAGGCCTCGCTCAAAGGCCACCCGCCAGGGGGAGTTCTTGAGCTTGTTCCAGCTCAGGCAGGCCACCACCATGAGCAAGGTGGAAGGCAGCAGGATCGCCAGTTCGGCGCCGTAGCCACTCAGCAACGACCACCAGGCACCCTCCCGCCAGGCCGCCCCCATCCCCAACAAGCCCACGATCATCGAGCTCGGGCCCGGGGCCGCCTCCGCCAGGGCGTAGAGGTCGGCGAACTGGGAGGAACTCAGCCAGCAGTACTGCTCGACGCTCAGGTGGTGGTATTCGCTCAACAGGGTGTTACCACCCCCGAGCGAAAACAGCGATAAGGAAAGAAAGGTCCAGAGCACCTGGAGCAGGTTGCCCAGATCGCTGAGCGAGACCGGCGTGCAGGCCGCCAAAGGGAGGGGGAGGGGGAGGGGGAGGGGGAGGGACACGCGGCTCAGGCGGGGCGGTCAGGGATGGCGTTGCTGTTGCGGGGCCAGTACCAGGCCATGGCCAGCGGACCGGCCACCAACACCAATGGGATGAGCTGCACGTGGAACACCACCATCGCCACGAAGGTGACCGCGGCCAGCACCAGGGCCATCGGATCGCGCCAGTACTGGTCGAGGATCTTGAAGCCCATCGAAAGGGCCATGCCGGCCGCCGCCGCCACCACGCCGGCCAGCACCCGGTCCACGGAGGGCAGCTCGTGGAAATGGAAATAGAGCAGACCCACCAGCATCAGGGCCGTGAACGGCAGCAGCAGCATCCCGGCCAGGGCGACGGCGGCCCCCACCAGTCCGCGGAAACTGGCGCCGATGTAGACGGCCATGTTGATCTGGTTGGGCCCCGGAAACAGCCGCGCCACCGTGAGGCCGGTGAGGAAGCTCTCGTTGGTCATCCAGCGGCGCTGCTCCACCACGATGCGCTGGCTCCAGGCCGAGAGCCCGCCGCCGAACGAGGAGAGCGACACCTGCAACATGCCGATGAACAGGGCCCGCAGACCCGGTGGCGGCGCCAGGTCCTGGGGGCCGGTGGGAGCCGGATGGGCCATGGCTCAGTCGTGGACGAAATGGGGATCCGGAGGCAGTTCGCCTTCTTCGTGGAGGGTGGGATCGAGGGGATCAGGGGCGTGGTACTTCTCCGCCTCGGCCCAGTCGGCCTGGAACGTTTCCTTGAGCCGACCCACCACTGCGGGGGCATCGGATTCGATCCCCAATTCCCGGCGCAGGTCGAAGGCGCTGCGGTCGATGTTCATCGATCCGGTCTGGGAGGCGATGCCATCAACAACGATGAGCTTGGCGTGGAGCTTGAGGTGCTTCTGGCGGCGCACCTTCACGCCGTAGCGCTCCATGATCCGCAAGGAGGCGAAGGTGTCGTAGATGTCCCAGTCGCTGATGCCGTGCTTGCCGCCGCAGAGCACCCGCACCTTCACCCCCCGCTCCCGGGCCGTGATGATCCGATCAAGGATCACCGCATCGACGAACTTGGGGTGCTGAATCCAGAGGGATTCCGTGGCTGCATCGACGATGCGGGCCATCTGGCCGCGACTGTGGAAACTGCTCCAGACCAGGCCCACCCCCAGGTCGGGCTGAAAGAACTGGCGGTGCCAATCGGCCTCGAAACCGGCGATCACCTGGGCGACCACGGGGGCGGAGTAGGTGACCACCCCGTAGTCGCGGGTCTCGGTGAAGTATTTATCGGCCAGGTTGAAGGTGGCGATCAGGGCGAACTGCTGGTCCACCACCAAGGACTTTTCGTGGGTGACCGGAAACGCCTCGCTGGTCCAGATCGCCTCGATTCCCCAGCTGTTGAGACGAGCATGGGCCTCATCGTTCCAGCGATCGCCGCCGGAGGTGTGGGGGTTGAGCATCACCCGCACCGTGACCCCGCGCTGATGGGCCCGGAGCAGGGCCTGCTCAATGGCCTCGGACTCGACCTTGAACTGCTTGAGCAGAAGCTGTTCCCGGGCCTGATCGATCAGGGCAACGACGGAATCCACGCCGTCGTCGGGCATGACCAGGAGGGTCTGCTGATGGGGTGTGGACTCAGGCATCACCAAGGGGGGCAGGCTCGACCTTTCTACCGGCATCGGCTGCGGCGGGTCGATGGTCCACTGAGATTGCCCCTTCCCAGCGTGTGGGCCTTAACCTGCACCCACTTCGCTTCCCGTCGCCATCGCCCGCACCCGCTACATCCTGATCTGCTCCGGCAAAGGCGGCGTCGGCAAGACCACGCTGACTGCCAACCTGGGCATTGCCCTGGCCAAACAGGGTCGCAAGACCGCCGTGCTCGATGCGGATTTCGGCCTGCGCAACCTTGATCTGTTGCTGGGTCTGGAAAACAGGATCGTCTACACGGCCCAGGAGGTGCTCGCCGAAACCTGCCGGCTGGAACAGGCACTGGTGAAACACAAGCAGGAGCCCAACCTGGCCCTGTTGCCGGCGGGCAACCCGCGCATGCTCGAGTGGCTCAAGCCCGATGACATGGTCAAAATCGCCAAGTTGCTGGGCGAAGACTTCGAATACGTGCTGATCGATTGCCCGGCGGGCATCGAGGACGGCTTCAAGAATGCGGTGGCCGCGGCCGAAGAAGCGATCGTGGTCACCACCCCAGAGGTCTCAGCGGTGCGGGATGCGGACCGGGTGATCGGGCTGCTCAATACCCATGGCATCAAGCCCATTCAACTGGTGCTGAATCGGGTGCGGCCGAAGATGATGGCCAACCAGGAGATGCTGGCCGTCAGCGATGTGACCGACATCCTGGCCCTCCCGCTGCTGGGGCTGGTGCTCGAGGACGAACAGGTGATCGTCTCCACGAACCGCGGCGAGCCCCTCACCCTCAATGGCGGCCGCTCACCGGCGGCGGTGGCCTACAACAACGTGGCTCGGCGCCTGCAGGGTGAGGAGGTGCCGATGATCGATCCGCTCAAGGAGGGTGGTGGATTGCGCTCGAAGCTCGGCCGGCTGCTGCAAACCAAGATCTTTTGAGCCCGATGACCCTGCTCGACTTCATCAACAAACTGCTCGGGCGGCAGCCGGCCAGCGCCGACACCGCCCGCCAGCGACTGCAACTGGTGCTCGCCCACGACCGCAGCGACCTGAACCCCGAATTGCTGGAGCAGATGCGCCGGGAAATCCTCGAGGTGGTCTCCCGCTATGTGGAGATCGATCTGGAGGAGGGAGATGTGAGCCTGGAAACCGAAGACCGGGTCACCGCCCTGGTGGCCAACCTGCCGATCAAGCGGGCCCGGGCCATCCCCCTGCCCGCACCCGAACCGGTCGAGCCCACACCCTCCCCGGCCTGAGCCTTTGGGTTAGGCCTTGGCATCCCCTGGGAATCCTTGGGAGGCCAACGCCCGATCGCCGTGGTCACCTCCCAACACCGAGCCGCCCCAGGGCCCATCAGTCCAGAGCCGATCACGGCGGCAGAGGGCCGTGTGCTCGGGGCCCTGCTGGAGGGTCTGAGCAACAAGGCGATCGCCGCGCGGCTGTTTCTCAGCCCGCGCACGGTAGAAAGCCACATCTCCCATCTGCTGCTCAAGACCGGTTGCGGCAACCGAACCCAACTGCTCCTCTGGGCCATGGGCGAGCGATAAACTTGCCTCCACGCCGGCTTAGCTCAGTGGTAGAGCAGCGCTTTTGTAAAGCGAAGGCCATCGGTTCAAATCCGTTAGCCGGCTTTTCGTCAGTAGCCACAGAAGCCTGAACGGAACGGCTGCTGGGATTGGGGGTGGGCCCTCTCCGGCAGGAACGTTGCCCCTGAACGCCCGAGCGATCCCGCCCCAGTCGTAATTTCGGCCGAACGGCAGGGCAGGGATGGATGCGAACTCAGAGGTGCTCAGCCTCTTTCCCCGCTACCTGCTCAAGCAACGGCTGAACGAGGGCCTGCTGGCCGATCTGCAACAGCTGGCCAGGGCGGTGCTCAGCGACCCCGGCAGCACCCCGGACGCCTCCGGCAAACTGGCCGGTCAGCTCGCCCTCCAGCGCGAACTGGGGCCCCAGTTTCCACCCATCGCCCAGCTCTGCGCCGAGGTGATCGTGCCGGCCTGCGAGCAGTGGATCCGCCACGTGATCGACCAGCAGCCGCCCCAGGGGCGGGGGCCATGGGTTCCGGGGGGCTACCGGCTTCAGATGATCGATGTGTGGCTGAACCTGCAGCGCGCCGGCGACTACAACCCCATCCATACCCACGGCGGCAGTTTCTCCGGTGTGATCTTCCTGCAGGTGCCGCCCCAGATCACCGGCGAGCGCTTCGACGGCCAACTCTGCTTCCACGGCCCCGAGGAATGGCACATCCAGAGCTTCCGCACCGGCATGGCCCACTACGTGTTGCCCGTGCCTGGCGACCTCTACGTGTTTCCCGCCTGGCAACCCCATTCGGTGGCCCCCTTCAGAGGCGAAGGAGAGCGCTGGTCCCTGGCCTTCAACGTGGTGGCGGTACCCCAGCCCCGGCAGTCGTCTGCGCCCCAACAGCCGTTCCAGACCCAGGCCAACGTCGCTGGCAACGTGTCGCTCTCCAGCCATCGACCCCGGCCGGGTGGCTTTTCCTGATCCCAGCTCACCCGATGGGGGCATCAGGCGCTTGCCTCACGATCAATTCGGCGGTAACCGAACCAATCGGGCACCAGGGGCTGATGGCGGTTCTCCGGGTCCAGGGGCAGGTGCACATGCCAGCCCTGCAGCGACTCCAGCTGCAGGGCATCCTCGACGGCGTGGAGGTCGTCGTTGTGGCGCCCGGCGGCCCCCAGCAGGAGCTGCCGCCGGGCCCTGGCCTTGGCGGACTGGGCACTCGGTGCCACCACCAGGGTGAACTGGTGCAGCTCCGCCAACTGGGTGGGGTCGTAGGCGCCCATGTTCACGAACCAGAGGCGTTCGCTTCCTCCCCAGGGCTCTGGCCGCAGCTCAATGCGATGGCCATCGACGAAGTCGAGTGCCACATAACTGTCGATGTGAAGTCCGCGGCGACGGCCGAACCACTGGCGGCGCAGCTCCGGTATCGCCGCTTCGATCGAAGCGGCCGCCACGAAGCGCACATCGTGGAGTTCGATGTGGCAGCCCTCGCTGCGCCCACCGAGCACCACCAGATAGAGCCGCGTCATCGCTTCGGGGCAGGCGATTGGGATCCTGGCCTGGCGGGAGGGCACCCCCCCCGACGGAATCACGTAGTCGCATCCAGACATGGCTTCAGCCCCCCCACCAGGGCCTGGTGCCGAGCGATTCCGGTAGCCGCCCCTACATTCGTTGCCAAGCGAACAAGCCTCAGAGCATGCGCCTACGCCGCTGGCTGCTGGCCACGATCCTTCTGGGGTCAGCCCCGATGACGGCCATGGCCGCACCGTTCAGCTTCGATCCGGTGTCCTTCGCCGGCTACGCCAATAGCCGTCAGCAGGCCCTTGGCAACGATCTGTTCTTCAAGAACCTGGGCCTCTGCTCGCGCAAGGGCGACAAGGGCTACAACTGCCTGGAGGGGGAGCTGCTCAAACGGGAGCCCGGCAAGTCAGGACGCTCCTTCTGCAAGCTGCGCTTCGTGGGCTACCACCCCAAGACACGGAACATCAATTACCTGATCAAGTCGTGCGAGTACCGCGACGACCGCAGGCGGCTGATCGACCAATCCCAGCAACTGTTGCGCAAGGGTCTTGACACCCTGGAGAACTTCAGCAAGTAACGCCCTCAGGCCACCAGGGCTGGCCAACGTTGGCGCCCAAAAGAGCCACTTCACCCCCCGCCCCCCGATTCGGGCTGGCCCATCAGCCCCGGCGACCCGCCAGGAACCAGGCCCCCAGCGCCAAGACCAACCAGGGGAACAGGCCCTGCAGCTCGAACAGGGGCGTGAGCAGAACGGTCAGCGGCTCGAGCACCAGATGGTTGAGGCCCAGCACCAGAGCCACCAGCAGGGTCAGGATCAGCATCGAGGCGCACCCGGTCGAGACCGCATCGGAGCTGTCAACTCAGACCTCCGGCATCACAGCACCAGGACGGAGCACCTGCCAGCGGTCTCCCTCGCACCAGGCGAGCACCGTGCTCCCCAGCCCAGCGGCGGCGGGCCAGGGCAGCGGCCCCAGCAAGGGCACGGCAGGGAAGGCCCGCTCAGCCTCCTCGGCCGTGAGGCAGGCCGGCGCTCCTGAGGCATTGGCACTGGTGGTGGCCAGGGGACCGCTGAGCCGCAGCAACGCCAGGGCCGAAGGGCAGGCCGGCACCCGCAACCCCAGGCTCCCGCCACCGGGATGGAGCGCCTGGGCGATCGGCCCCTCGGCTGGCAGCACCAGCGTCAGCGCACCGGGCCAGTGCCCCAGGGCCATCTCCCGCCACTGGGGGCGGATCGGCACCGCCAACGCCGCCAGCAATTCCTCGGGATCAGCGCCCATGAGGATCAGGGGTCGATCGGCGGGGCGGTTCTTGAGCCTCCAGAGCAGGGGTGCGGCCAGGGGGCGGCAGGCCAGAGCCGGCAGAGTATCGGTGGGGAAGAGGGCGGCCGAACCGGCGGCCAGGGCTTCGGCCAGCTCGGCGGCCTCAAGCACCCGGCCCTGATCAAAAGCTGGGGAAGATGTCATGGATGGCTTGGGAGCGGGCGCCGGGCGCGGGTGAACCGCCCGTGGCCCTCCAGATCAGGTTCGGTGGTCACCTCCACCAGGCCAGCGGCCGCCAGGAGCGCCGCGACGGCCGGGCCCTGATCGTGGTGGTGCTCCAGCAGCAACCAGCCACCGGGGGCGAGGGCCTGGGAGGCACCGGCGGCGATCCGTCGAATCGAGGCCAGTCCATCGGCACCGCCATCGAGCGCCAGGTGGGGTTCGTGCTCGCGCACCACCGGCTCCAACTGCGCCAGCAGGCCCGTGGGGATGTACGGGGGGTTGCTGACCACCAGATCGAGCTGGCCGGCCAGCGGCTCCAGCGGCGCCCACCACTGCCCTAGCCGCAGCTCCACAGAGGCCGCCCCAGCGGCGCGTTCCAGGTTCAAGCGGACCTGGGCCAGGGCCTCGGGGCTGCAGTCCACGGCATAGCCCCGACTTCCGGGAGGCAGGGCCGCCGCGAGGGCCACCGTCAAACAGCCGGAACCGGTGCCCAGGTCGGCCCAGCGGAGTGGTCCAGGGGGCAGCGCAGCCAAGCAGATGAGGGCCAGATCCACCAGAAGCTCACTCTCCTGACGGGGGATCAGCACCCCCGGTGCCACCCGCAGTTCCAGATCCCGCCACGGGCAGACCCCCACCAGGTACTGCAGGGGTATGGAACGCTGGCGGTGCAGGAGCCAGAGCGCTTCCAACGCCTGGAGCGGACGCACCAGCCTCACCACCCGCTCGGGCTCAAGCCATAGCCGCTGCAAGGCGCTCCAACGCAGGCCGCCGGCCAGATCCAGCAGCCAGTCGAGTTCGGCGCTCTGACCTCCCCCCTCCAGCAGACGGCGGCGCCAGGCCAACAACTCGCTGCCCTGAACCACCGTTGGGACCTCAGGCCCCAGCACCGCAGCGGGCGATGGCACCACGGTGGGCGATGGCGCCGCGGGGGATGGCGACTGGCAAGGGCGATCCATCGAGCCACCCTAGGAAGCGCCTCAGAGAGGCCGCCAGCACAGGCCCGGCTCCGCGATCACCCGCCCGGCCAACTCCAACTCCAACAGGCGGCTGGCCACCTCAGGCGCCGGGCGCCCTAGGCCCTGACAGAGGTCTTCCAGGCTCGCCCCCTGCCCCAACACCTGCAGCACCTCCCCCTGCACGCCGCCGAGGGGGAACCCCGGCCACGCCTGCTCGGCCCGATCAACCGATCGCCCCGCCACTGCAAGGCCCGCCGCTGGCTTCAAGGGCCCAGGACCCAGCTGGCGGATCAGGTCAGCGGGGTCGAGCAGGGCCGAAGCGCCCCTGGCCAGCAGCCGGTTGCTGCCCGCCGCGGAAACCTTTCCCGCATCCGCCGGCACCACCCAGAGCGGAAGCCCCTGGTCCCAGGCGAGGGCCGCCGACTGCAGAGCCCCACTGACCATGGGGCACTCCACCAGCACCACCGCCCGGGCCAGGGCCACCTGCAGGCGGTTGCGGGCGGCGAAGTTGCCTGGGTGCACCCCGGCTCCAGGAAGCTGCTCGGAGATCAGCAGGCCCTGGGCCGCCACCTGCCGTTGCAGCTCCCCGTGATGGCGGGGGTAGATGCGCTCCAAGGGAGTGCCCAGTACCGCCACAGGCCGCCCCCCCTGGGCCAGACAACCCTCGTGGGCCGCCGCATCGATGCCCTCCGCGAGGCCGCTCACCACCGGCCAACCGGCCCCGGCCAGGGCCTTGCCGATGGCCCGTGCCATGACGAGCCCATGGCGGGATGGACGGCGGGTGCCCACCACCGCCACCGCCTGGCGGCGCCGCAACGGCGGCCAGAGGCTGCCGCAGCCCTGCCAGTGGAGCGCCAGCGGGGGCCGATCCAGCTCCAGCAGGGCCCCTGGAAAGGCGGGATCCCCCGGCAGCAACATCCGTGTCGGACGACCGCCCCTGCCAAAGGCACTCAGCGGCTCCTGGCCCAGGCGCCGTCGATAGGCCTCCAGCCTGCCGAGCACAGCGGGCCCCATCCCCGGCACCGCAGCCAGCTCTTCGAGGGGGGTCCCCCAGGCGATCCCCAGGTCACCGCAATGGCGCTCCAGGGCCCTGAGGCGGCTCCAGCCGACACCCGGGCAACCGCGCCAGACGAGCCACCAGAGGCGCCGACACTCACCCCAGCCCATGGGGCTACGGCGCGCCCCCGAACCGAACGGAACGAGCAGAAGATCCCCCAACCGAACCAAAGCAATACATATGTACTCTACGGCTCTTGCTGGCCCTTGGGCCCCCGCCCCAGGCGCTCGATTGCCCGTTCCAGATCCTCCGGCAGGCGCCGCAGCAACCGCCGTGGCGCCGGCGTTGCGCCCGTCGTGGGCAGCTGAACCAGCACCAGTTCCACCCGGGCCTCGGCGGCCACCTCACCGGCGCCATTGAGAAAGGTGCTGTGCCAGGGCAGCCGCAGGCCGCGCCGGGGCTCGATCGTGCTCCACAGTTCGAGCGCCTCACCGTGCAACAGGGCCTGGCGGTAATCGATCGAGAGGGCCACCACCGGCAGCTCGAATCCCCGGGCCGAGAGGTCGCTGTAATCCAGGCCAGCCGCCGCCAACGCCTCCACTCGCGCCTCCTCGAGAAACCCCAGGTAGGCGCCATGCCACATCACCCCGGCGTGGTCGGTGTGCTGGGGGAGCACCCGCCGCCGCAGGCGCCAGCCACGCTTCATGACGTCCTCCTGGTTCGTCAACGGCCCACTTGCGTTTCAGCCATAGGCTGCCAAAGAGCGGTGCCAGCCCCATGTTTCGCAATGTTCTGATCGCCGACTCCGGCAAGGGCCACGTTGAAGAAATGGTGCGCATGCTGAGCGCCATCCCGGTGTTTCGGCAAGCCCGACTCAACCTGCTGCACGTGGTGCCCGAGCAGGCGGGCGAGAACTTCCAGGAGCACTGGCAGAAC
It includes:
- a CDS encoding chromate transporter, yielding MAHPAPTGPQDLAPPPGLRALFIGMLQVSLSSFGGGLSAWSQRIVVEQRRWMTNESFLTGLTVARLFPGPNQINMAVYIGASFRGLVGAAVALAGMLLLPFTALMLVGLLYFHFHELPSVDRVLAGVVAAAAGMALSMGFKILDQYWRDPMALVLAAVTFVAMVVFHVQLIPLVLVAGPLAMAWYWPRNSNAIPDRPA
- a CDS encoding DUF1543 domain-containing protein; the protein is MSGCDYVIPSGGVPSRQARIPIACPEAMTRLYLVVLGGRSEGCHIELHDVRFVAAASIEAAIPELRRQWFGRRRGLHIDSYVALDFVDGHRIELRPEPWGGSERLWFVNMGAYDPTQLAELHQFTLVVAPSAQSAKARARRQLLLGAAGRHNDDLHAVEDALQLESLQGWHVHLPLDPENRHQPLVPDWFGYRRIDREASA
- the prmC gene encoding peptide chain release factor N(5)-glutamine methyltransferase, whose amino-acid sequence is MDRPCQSPSPAAPSPTVVPSPAAVLGPEVPTVVQGSELLAWRRRLLEGGGQSAELDWLLDLAGGLRWSALQRLWLEPERVVRLVRPLQALEALWLLHRQRSIPLQYLVGVCPWRDLELRVAPGVLIPRQESELLVDLALICLAALPPGPLRWADLGTGSGCLTVALAAALPPGSRGYAVDCSPEALAQVRLNLERAAGAASVELRLGQWWAPLEPLAGQLDLVVSNPPYIPTGLLAQLEPVVREHEPHLALDGGADGLASIRRIAAGASQALAPGGWLLLEHHHDQGPAVAALLAAAGLVEVTTEPDLEGHGRFTRARRPLPSHP
- the minE gene encoding cell division topological specificity factor MinE, producing the protein MTLLDFINKLLGRQPASADTARQRLQLVLAHDRSDLNPELLEQMRREILEVVSRYVEIDLEEGDVSLETEDRVTALVANLPIKRARAIPLPAPEPVEPTPSPA
- a CDS encoding L-threonylcarbamoyladenylate synthase — encoded protein: MTSSPAFDQGRVLEAAELAEALAAGSAALFPTDTLPALACRPLAAPLLWRLKNRPADRPLILMGADPEELLAALAVPIRPQWREMALGHWPGALTLVLPAEGPIAQALHPGGGSLGLRVPACPSALALLRLSGPLATTSANASGAPACLTAEEAERAFPAVPLLGPLPWPAAAGLGSTVLAWCEGDRWQVLRPGAVMPEV
- a CDS encoding chromate transporter, with the translated sequence MSLPLPLPLPLPLAACTPVSLSDLGNLLQVLWTFLSLSLFSLGGGNTLLSEYHHLSVEQYCWLSSSQFADLYALAEAAPGPSSMIVGLLGMGAAWREGAWWSLLSGYGAELAILLPSTLLMVVACLSWNKLKNSPWRVAFERGLGPITLGILFAVGLKILQTADTNTPGVIVSLLVCVLMLRTRISPLWFMAFAGALGGLGLINR
- a CDS encoding putative 2OG-Fe(II) oxygenase, producing MDANSEVLSLFPRYLLKQRLNEGLLADLQQLARAVLSDPGSTPDASGKLAGQLALQRELGPQFPPIAQLCAEVIVPACEQWIRHVIDQQPPQGRGPWVPGGYRLQMIDVWLNLQRAGDYNPIHTHGGSFSGVIFLQVPPQITGERFDGQLCFHGPEEWHIQSFRTGMAHYVLPVPGDLYVFPAWQPHSVAPFRGEGERWSLAFNVVAVPQPRQSSAPQQPFQTQANVAGNVSLSSHRPRPGGFS
- the minC gene encoding septum site-determining protein MinC; the protein is MSAVLIPSAGPDLPHVLRLGAADGSSSVLEQASYALGVAPPAGPVLLQAGEWRLTTATLRALDQILAESALELSALQARNGATLVAAAALGLPTEHLPIAEAAPQAERSGPRNALTVHRGTLRSGDHLQVAGSVLLLGDVNPGARISAGDSVLVWGRLRGVAHAGCGGDNSAIITALQLRPLQLRIARAVARGPQDNPPAGFTETARLVGSSIEIEAADPLWPLSD
- a CDS encoding phospholipase D-like domain-containing protein is translated as MPESTPHQQTLLVMPDDGVDSVVALIDQAREQLLLKQFKVESEAIEQALLRAHQRGVTVRVMLNPHTSGGDRWNDEAHARLNSWGIEAIWTSEAFPVTHEKSLVVDQQFALIATFNLADKYFTETRDYGVVTYSAPVVAQVIAGFEADWHRQFFQPDLGVGLVWSSFHSRGQMARIVDAATESLWIQHPKFVDAVILDRIITARERGVKVRVLCGGKHGISDWDIYDTFASLRIMERYGVKVRRQKHLKLHAKLIVVDGIASQTGSMNIDRSAFDLRRELGIESDAPAVVGRLKETFQADWAEAEKYHAPDPLDPTLHEEGELPPDPHFVHD
- a CDS encoding DNA-processing protein DprA — translated: MGWGECRRLWWLVWRGCPGVGWSRLRALERHCGDLGIAWGTPLEELAAVPGMGPAVLGRLEAYRRRLGQEPLSAFGRGGRPTRMLLPGDPAFPGALLELDRPPLALHWQGCGSLWPPLRRRQAVAVVGTRRPSRHGLVMARAIGKALAGAGWPVVSGLAEGIDAAAHEGCLAQGGRPVAVLGTPLERIYPRHHGELQRQVAAQGLLISEQLPGAGVHPGNFAARNRLQVALARAVVLVECPMVSGALQSAALAWDQGLPLWVVPADAGKVSAAGSNRLLARGASALLDPADLIRQLGPGPLKPAAGLAVAGRSVDRAEQAWPGFPLGGVQGEVLQVLGQGASLEDLCQGLGRPAPEVASRLLELELAGRVIAEPGLCWRPL
- the minD gene encoding septum site-determining protein MinD — its product is MARTRYILICSGKGGVGKTTLTANLGIALAKQGRKTAVLDADFGLRNLDLLLGLENRIVYTAQEVLAETCRLEQALVKHKQEPNLALLPAGNPRMLEWLKPDDMVKIAKLLGEDFEYVLIDCPAGIEDGFKNAVAAAEEAIVVTTPEVSAVRDADRVIGLLNTHGIKPIQLVLNRVRPKMMANQEMLAVSDVTDILALPLLGLVLEDEQVIVSTNRGEPLTLNGGRSPAAVAYNNVARRLQGEEVPMIDPLKEGGGLRSKLGRLLQTKIF
- a CDS encoding response regulator transcription factor, giving the protein MGGQRPIAVVTSQHRAAPGPISPEPITAAEGRVLGALLEGLSNKAIAARLFLSPRTVESHISHLLLKTGCGNRTQLLLWAMGER
- a CDS encoding HD domain-containing protein, with protein sequence MTRRTYHDPLHGAICLDGERPAEALAIRLIDTAPFQRLRRIRQLGPAFLTFHGAESSRFTHSLGVLHLARLALANLSRLDPSLEQHAGVLLAAALLHDVGHGPLSHSGEEMFGMHHEEWSGSLIRSHPSLRDPLDAFAPGSADAVADLLEHGHYSHPAIKALVSSQLDCDRLDYLLRDSYSTGTSYGRLDLERILAALTISPDGALALHPKGLMAVEHYLLVRNLMYRSVYNHRLNVVCNWLLDLAISLARRLGPKAVEADQVMARWLWSPEDLDLGTFLANDDVRTGYHLMRWREEGPPELAQVCRRLLDRELLKATDVSRLSSSERLEMLALAGHLSSVDGQDPELCCGLQQRQTRGYDPYKGGLRLWNGTDLQAIEQLSPQVASLTLPVELAWLIHPPEVSGPLRRAVAELIGARVGAA
- a CDS encoding acyl-CoA thioesterase gives rise to the protein MKRGWRLRRRVLPQHTDHAGVMWHGAYLGFLEEARVEALAAAGLDYSDLSARGFELPVVALSIDYRQALLHGEALELWSTIEPRRGLRLPWHSTFLNGAGEVAAEARVELVLVQLPTTGATPAPRRLLRRLPEDLERAIERLGRGPKGQQEP